The Kwoniella newhampshirensis strain CBS 13917 chromosome 2, whole genome shotgun sequence DNA segment AGTAAATCGCTAAGGTGATAGGTGTGCATGCGGTGTAGTCACTATAATGGTACACTACGACGATTATTGGCTGACGATGTCATATCAAGGGAAGAGCGCGATGGAGGTGAATCCTGAAATGCAAAGAGGCAGAACAAAAAGATACCAAAAAGAAAGGGCAAAAAAACACAATGTCCATGAACAAGAAAGAAAGTCGTTGCCTGCACTACTCTCCGATGGTCCTCCTCACCCGTCACACCAACCTCTACTGGACAGCTCAGGTAGACGAACAACTACCACCCCTGTATACGTGTCTGATTGgtcctcgtctctctcctcctcttgccGCTGCCGAAACtgactttcttctcgcAGATAGTCCCGTTCCGCGCGAGAGCGTAACCTCGAATGCAAGATTGGATCTTGCATGAACCTGAAAGACACGCGACTTGGTCGACGTCAGGGAGGGCGGTACAGTCATGACCTTGACCGACCGCTGATAGGTCGAAAGATCGTGAAGGATCCATACATCCTCCGCCTGATCAATGAACCAGAACGAGATTAGCAGCTACAAGATACGACGTGAATAACAGGAAAGCACCGTGAAACTTACAAGACTCAATATCCGATCTAGTGTCAACGcattcccatcttccctctttctcaccCGAAACACCAACAGCACACTTGCTCATACCCGAAGGACAGTCGACCATGGATGATTTCTTGGCCATCTTCTGGACTGGGACTCCTGATGGACAGGTGTACGTGGTTTTGGGGTAACAGACGTTGTTGCATAGGATCTCGGTGGATGAGCAAGTTGGGACGGTGAAGCAGTTCCCGTTGGAATCGAGTGTCGAACCGGTAGGACAGCATCGGTTGCCAAGTTTGACGAAACCGGTGTTACATGCTAAAGCATGGTGGAGTCAGCCCAGCTCATGGTGCAGGGAGTGCTTTGacgggagaagggagagtagtcactcacctcgagcaCAACATGATCCTCCTGGAAGTTGGAGGTCATGATGAGAGTTggtgagagagacagatgCCGCGATACAAGTCTCGGCGACGTTGAAGTCGTACACTCCCGCCCGAATGCCCAGTAGACCTGGCTGAGTCTGTTGACAAACCCTCAGTCAGCTCATACAATCCATAGACTGGAGCAGAAAGAATACTTACCGAAGAGGCGATTGAGGCAGCGGCATCTCCTGAGAAAGATAATCCTCCAGAAGCGATCACGCCGACTTTTGCCTGGACGCCACTCGACAATCCCACGCTTGCTGCAGCGTCAACACAAACACATGCTCCAGCGGCGAGGGTCACTGCAGCATTGGCATTGACGACGCCGCCCGCCACGGTGTCCGAGTTGGACACCTGGATGGCGGTACCCAGTCTTACACAGGTATCCGCGAGTACctcgagattgagagaggagacgTTGGTGACTAGTCCGCCAACAGTGACAACTGTGCCGCCAACGGTGTTCCCCAAGCCAGTCACTACTCCACCCACGGGACCTCCAACGGTACCGCCAAGTCCGCCCACCACCCCACCGACCGTCGTACCAAGTCCTCCAACAGTAGTGCCTAGTCCACCGACGACGCCACCGAGCAGACCACCGAGAAGTTGTCGTGGTTCTTGGGTATgagtgggagatgaagagatgtgAGAGCGATCACCGAGAGGGAGACGAGCGGATGTGAAGGACAGGAGCgggagaagagcgagaaggaagtgCATTGTAGCGCGTGGATTGGAAATGCTGGAGCGGAAATGGACGGTGTAGAATAGTCGACGAACCGGTCAAGTGTAGGTATGTGAAGGAAGTAGAGGTTGCGGAAGTAGTATTGAAGCTAGTGAAGTGATTATACCGTCAAGGTTATATGAGCAGGCTACAAAGTGCTGGGAGATGGACCGTCTAGGTGTCTATGTAGTAAGGTATGGTGCTGTAAAGACCGTGGTGCGTCAAGCAAGCTTGACAAGTTGGACAAGAACCGGAGAGAGATCGGGTAACCGAagtgagaagggaaagagtGAAATGGGTTGAGAAGGGGAATCTTTCGCTGTGGCCATACTGCTATATAAGGCTCTGCAGTGGACCCCGAATCCGAAGAGCTCAAGCATTACTGAGGACATCACCTGGGTGAGACGACGACCTGGTTTCCGATCGGTCAATACTGGAAACGACAAGCGTTTCATGTTATGCGTCATGGTTTCATCAGCATGACTACGGGGCAACTTGACTTTCATGCAGTCATGCAAGATTGTCCTTGGTATCGGTTGAGACATCCGAGGCGTAAAGTGATCTCCTGAACGTGTTTCATCAAGACAAGAATGACTTTGTGTCTGCACTTGATATGATTACAGTCAATATTTTCCAATAGTCGAGATTgaaatcatcatcaacggGCAAGGAGAGAGTTTGATATGGCCGTTTCATGTCCCACAGTGTACCGTCGACGACTTGGCTCTTGATTTGAATGAGAAATTGATCGATTTGTTCGTTTGATTGTGGCGTCGTCTCACTTTGAGTTGGATTGGCTGATCAAGACTGGTCGTGACGGCTAGCAACCATTGATGACGCCAAGAGCTGTATCCTGTAGTCTACCAGATGTAGTAGCATCTCTCTGTACTACACACGTCCATTGGTCCAGCTGCAAGATGGATGCAATGCATCTGACCGTGTCGTctgtcatcctctcccactACTTTCACCCCATACAAATACCACGTAGTTCAGCTGATACCGCCACACTGATCCGAAATGTCAGAAAGTAAAAATGCCACGTTAGGGTGGAGGTCACAGCGCGCGTCTTCTCGCAATATGAACACGACCTTTCTCTTGGACATTTTCCACAGAACCACCACGACATTCCAACATCTTCTTGTCTGATTCAGTCCACTTCAGCCCACTCGTATCTCTTCTCATTTCGAACAGTCGACAACAACGGAGCTGAAAGAGAGTCGCCAAGATGTCGTTGAAAGTACCAAAAGCTGGAGGACCCGACCTTTTCAAGGCGGGCTACAAGGTGCGTTGCTCACCTATTCCATATTGCCGTTCTATATAGTGGAGAACAATTCTTCGACATACTGCGACGACTCGTGCTGATATCTCACGCTTTGCGTAGCACATGTCTGGATTGGAGGAGGCTGTCCTGAGGAATATCGCTGCTGTCGGTGAACTGAGCGAGATCGTCAGAACTTCTTTCGGTCCTAATGGTGCGTCATTCGATCCCATCGACATTCCTGTTTCCGCAGATTCGACTCACATAGTGCTGATGAATCTCACGTTTTACAGGCAGAAacaagctcatcatcaatcatctcGGTCGAATGTTCGTCACCTCCGACGCAGCGACCATCATTCGAGAAATCGAAGTCGCACATCCCGCGGCGAAATTATTGGTCATGGCGAGCACTGCTCAGGAAgccgaggtgagtctgggAACCCGAGCCTGAGTCATTCTTGTGCCCATAAACAGGATGCCAAATGATCTGTAAGATATGGCTGAGCTGACACTGTATGTTCGTTTTCACAGATGGGAGATGCTACCAATTTGGTTCTAATTTTTGCTGGAGAACTGTTGAAGAGGTCTGAACACCTGTTGACCATGGGTTTACATCCATCTGATGTCATTTTGGGCTACGAGATGGCCTTGGCCAAGGGTAGAGAGGAGCtcgagagtgagtgtggcaATCCATATCGTTTACTTTCCGAAAAGCTGGCAATCATCGCTGACAATTCTTCAATTATCATTAGCACTCGTCTCCAGTATGATCCCCTCTACACCTCTTCCTACCGCCGAACAGCTCGCCAAGTACGTTTCCACTTCTCTCGCTGCCAAACAGCCGGGATGCGAAgacttcctctcctccctcgtcGCTGAAGCTGCCTTGGCCGTCATGCCCAAGAATCCCAAAGACTTCAACGTCGACTCAGTCCGAGTCGTCAAAGTTTTGGGAGGAGGACTCGATGCTAGTAGAGTTGTCAGGGGTATGGTTTTCGGTCGGGAGCCTGAGGGTGTGTACATAGTCTTCTTGTGATTGAGTGACTATGGGAAACTGACTGGTTTTGATCATTAGGCTCGGTCAAGAATGCGACAAAAGCAAAGGTTGCCGTCTATACCTGTGGTCTTGATATCTCACAAACGGAGACAAAGGGGACAGTCTtgctgaagaaggcggACGATCTGTTGAACTTCTCgcgtggagaagagaagcagTTGGAGGGTGTGAGTGAAAAACTGATACATCGCTAGGAGTCTGTGTGCTGACTCAATCCTTCCTACTCAGTACTTCAAGGAGATCGCGGACTCGGGAGTCAaactcatcatcgccgGTTCAGGTATCGGTGACCTCGCCCTTCACTACCTCAACCGAATGAACATTGCTGTCATCAAAGTCTTGTCCAAATTCGATCTCCGTCGATTATGTCGAGTTGTCGGTGCTActcctctcgctcgatTGGGTGCACCTACGCCGGAGGAAGCGGGTATGGTTGATGTTTTCGAGACCATTGAGATCGGTGGAGACCGTGTGACCGTGCTTcgacaggaggaaggagagaagacgagaacgGCGACAATCGTTCTTCGAGGTGCCACTGCCAATTATCTCGATGACCTCGAACGATCGCTCGACGACGGTATTAACACTGTTCGAATCCTACTTCGGGATGGTCGATTGGTTCCCGGAGGCGGATCAACTGAGATTGAGCTCGCAAAGCGAATCGCCGCATACGGAGGAAAGACCGCGGGTCTCGCGCAACATTCCATCAAGCGATGGGCAGAAGCTTGCGAAGTTGTCCCTCGAACACTCGCAGAGAACGCAGGTCTGAACGCCGAGGACGTGGTCAGCTCTCTGTACAAAGCTCATGCGGACGGTCATGTTGATGCGGGTGTAGAtatcgagagcgagacgGACGGTGTGATGTCAGCGAACAAGACTGGTGTCCTGGATCCCTATGCGGCGAAGGACTGGGCTATCAAGTTGGCGACGGAAGCGGCGATCAGCGTATTGAGAGTGGACAGTATCATCGTGGCGAAGCAGGCTGGTATTGCTCCTCCCAAGCAGCAAGGTCACTGGGATGACGACtagggagaagggaagtATGCATAGGACAGGTTACTACAATGTGATGAATAGACATTTGCGATATAACCAGAGAAGGGTCGGAACAGAGCTCGGTGAACGGCCGAGTTCATTGGATGGAGCAAATCACTCCTGGGTCAGATGGAGCTGGAGCGggtttcttctccactttTTGCATCACAATCTGAGACATTTGATCAGTATCAGTGGGTAAGTTGTATCTTGCAAATATGAGAAATGAAGTGAACGCTCTACTGACGGGTACCATGACGCCTCCGGGTAATTTCGTACCCAAGGGCAAGACCATTGGGAAATCAGCTACGGACGACATGGGCAGTACGGCTCCCCCAGGGAGAGATGTGCCTGCTGGTAAGCTTGGTGGGTGGGTGGATGAGTCAGTTCCTCTACACGTCGTACGAGCTTCAGGCGGGCTGGTCAGCCCTGTGCGAGGATGAGTGTGTGGTGGGTTGAAAGGAATGAAGAATAGACCTACAATACTCCTTCAGTACTAAGTCACGCCGGGGGACAGAGTCAGCTTAACATTTCTCTTTGAGAGTGCAGAAGCCACCGTTTGTCAAGACGCGGTTTGACCGACCGGAAATGGGATATCTGCATCGTTAAGGATCTTTcctcaccactcacatggTATGATAAGCATGGTATTTTATACCGTATCCATCCGGGACGATCGCGTTCTACTAAAAGCCATTCCATCAGTACAGGAGAAAGTCATCAGCACGATCTTGCTCCTTCATCTCAGCGGTATGCGGGACAGTATCTGCCCACGCCAGAGCCAAGAAGAGGCTCAAGCAAAACAACACAGCTCGAGATTGTTACTCACAGGGATGGGATCTTCCACTGTCACAGCAAAAGGATGATCGGGTTTACCCGCTCCTATACCTGGTGGGATTGGGAATTTCTTTGACATCGTGTGTAGTCACTCTTTCGTCAGTTAGGATTCAAGATAAATCCGTTTCCGTCGAGGCTTTCAGTATCACTGCACAAATCTGCGCCGTTTCTTGCTATATCGTTATCAGAGACGAGAGATATCGTGATGTCAGCCGGGTGAATGCGATACTCGTTTCACTCTTTTCAGTTCACCATCGAGAGAGACTTTCAGTGAAAGGATATCATAGCTATGCAAGGTACCAAAATACGGCGACCTGTCCAaaagggaggaagtgaaAGGAAGCCAAATCCATTTCTAATCATGTTCTCTAAGTGTTTGATTGTTCACCCTTCCGGTTCCCGCTTTCACTGACGAGCGGCATTGCCTGACCTGTCCGTCAGGCCACTGACTGCACTCTCTCACTAGTCAATCCGGTCCCTCCAGGACCCATCTATTGGTTGACTTGATTCTGCCGCAATATCTACGCACCAACggccttctcctcggccCTTTTCCGCTGTTCTCTGACGATATGCGATTGTAAGACCTTCAGTAACGCATATGTGAACTCCAAACGAGGTGTAGGGACGTCGAGTTTCTGTGCGAGACGGAAGACGGCTCCTGTGatcacttccacttcgaaAGGTCGGCCCAGTTCTACGTCGATGAGTAGCGACATCTTGTGACCTCCCCCACGCGAGACCGCTGTCGAAACGACCTGCATGACGGAGATGGATATCAGCacaccctcttcttgaGACACAAGATACCGATCAGAGGGCGGAGACCATTCGCCACATGGACAAGCTGGTGCTGTACGACTGGGGATGTCTTGTGCGTATCCAGAGCACCTCAGacgctcaccttctcccaacAATAGTCCACAACAGATTCTAGACCCTCGCAGATCTCTCCCGCAGGATATTGTACCATCCCCTTCCACAATAAGCCTGACTCAAACCCAACCGTCACAATCTCTCGGAAGAAAGCTTTGACGGTCTCTTTCTGTTCTGGCTCGAGGAATGAGAACCCGAAAGCTGTCGTGCGAACTAGGCCCTGTATGGATGCCCAGGCACAGTTCCACACGTTCTGAAGACGGGCCGAACGTTAGCACTTTTCCGGAAGGGGATAGAAGCATGGAAAGGTCGTAGAAAACAAGAGGATACCGCCGACTCACTTTAGAGAAACGGATCGAGTCGATTCGGTCTGTAGCGTGGACGAcagcttctccagctcTGAGTAGGTCACACCACAGATCGAAAGCCTCAGTTTCTCGTTTTGAGATGACACGCGTATCTGATGAGCCTTTGGCGGGTAGTGGAGGGTATATTCCGGATACCAGTGTGTCCTTGAGGCTAGCTCCATCAGCATTCGGGGAATACCTACGGGATTGCCATCTGGACGGCTGTCGGTGATAGGTAGTGGGAGTGCTCACTTGACCTGTCCATCGGACCAGAGTTCCATCTGGAGAGGTCATCACGCCAATCCAAGCGCAACTCGACAACACAGGTGTCCGAGACCCTTTCACAGCCTGATACaggtcttcttcgacgCCAAGACCATTCTACCCAGAAGCAAACATCAGCCTCGAGTCCCTTCACCTTCTGAGACGGTAGACAAGTCCTCTTACCTGGATCAAGCTCCATGCTTCTATTTGATCACTTGCAATAGCGTCGGCGAGAAGAGCGGTGTTTGGCAAGATATCCGGCAGACATTTGGTGCACACGAGACCCATCGCATATTGTGTTCCATCTTCCAATGCCTCCTTTTGAGATCTGAACACTGAAATGAGATCTACAGTATTAGCAAAAGGTTCGTGTTCAACCATGTCTTGCGCCTCTACTCGCCTCGGTATGGCTTGTATCCTTCGATTGTACCGAACCTGTCAGTGTGCAATGTCGCCCCTGTGGTCGTGTAGAGGGTATAGTTGGATCTTGCAACAGCGGTGACCCTCGCTCTTCCGGACTATGGTGAATGAATCAGCGAATGGCCGATATGTCGTTCGCCGGAACATGACTGACCTTCTCGAGGATATACGCGTAAATGGAGCCTATGGAGCCCAGCCcaatgaggaggatgttgaCCGGTTCTGCCGGTTGTCCGTCGGTGTTGAGGAGAGCAGCGTCGGTCATGACAGGTCTCAGACTGCTTCCAAGACGACTTGGGTGCGAATGATGCTACGTGTTTTGCCGACCAACGTATCACGAAAGCCATACATGATAAACCAGCTATCACCAAACATTTTCCTTTGCTCTCAAAGTCGGAAATAGCCGACTTGTGCAACCGGGGACTCAGATCCGGGGGGCTCAGATCCGGGAAATCAGGAGATGAATGACGTGTTATTAGTCATCCATCATGCCCCCTTATCAGATCCCACCTGTCTAGACCCTCCATCCGCGCTCATCGCCGAGATTTCTCTTTCCCAACGACGACAGTTCggtttctctctcccccgCTTTTCTTTCCCCCTTGCGCGTTGCGGCGAACACCGGCGTATCCCAACCACACTCTATCCTCCAAGTCAGTTCACTTCTCCCGGTACCGCATCCCCTAGAGACAGCTACATCTTGATTCACCCGTCGAGCAGGTCAGCCAGGACTGGATCAACAGTCAGCTTGACAGCGATCCTCCATACCCGTGTCAGTCAGTATCAGTAACCATGTCGTACCCGCACAACGCTCTTCCGCCCTTATCCACGCTGTCCGCAGCTCTCGCGAACGGTTCAGCCTCAGGAATGCCAATCGCGCCAGAACTCCTGGGAGATGGCGGTCTTCCACCGGACATCGACCGGCGGCTCTCGGAGCCCGAAGACGGTGAGGATGGTGGCAAGCAACAACCTTCCTTTGGAGGGTATCAGAGTTCTTCAgccagagaagaagggtcaCGAGGTTGGCAGGGTTACACCAATCCACCCGCCAGACATCACCATCCTTGGGAGGAAGGATACAGGGATCATACACAACCACCTCTCTCGCATCCTCAGCCACAACCGACGTACGATGATGGAACGACGGGTAATCTgtcagacgaggaagaacagcCCAAACCGAGAAAACGACCTAGGGTTTCGAAACCTCGTCAGTCAAAAGATAGACAAAATGCCGGTGGAGGTGGGCCGACAGATAATGGGTTACCTACGGAAGGAGTGTTGGACTTCGCAGATCCATCGGGAGATCTCAAACTAGGTCCAGTCTTCGTCCATCCTCCCAAGGGTGCCGCCCAGGCTTGTGTGAGGTGTCATAAGATCAAGAGGAAATGTGACAATGCAAGACCGAGATGTGCGGGATGCAGCAAGGCCGATGTCGCTTGTGTGTTTGAGATCAGTCCTGCGACTGCTGGGTGAGATAGCGCCTCCAACATGAGCAAATCGAAGCTAACATCTCATGTTGCTATCCTACAGCTACGTCTCAAGCCTCAAGTCAGACAACCTCGCTCTGACTTCTCAGATCGCTTCAGCCGCTGAAAGGATCCAACATCTTGAATCCGCCATATCAGATATGGAGCGTGGTTTGCCTCCACCTTCAGAACCGTCATCGACACATCATGACACAACGAACGGTCGCGATTCGCCTCGAGCGGATTTTCCCGTACTGGCAAATAGCATACTTGCAGTTCGACCTGATCAGTTCGCGACCCCCGTCTTTGGTCCCACTTCCATGGAAGCTCTAGACCCTAATCGTCGTCCTTCAAGTGCCCACTCCTCTCAAGCCGCCTTCGGTACATCTGCCGATCGACAACTCAgctcccctcctcctccctaCCCGCCTTACCAGCTCGCTATACAAGCGGTCGAGACATTTTTCGTATGCAATGCGATTTCGTATCCTTTCCTCGATAGAGACGAATTCATGAGAGATATGAACGAGGCGTACAGAAGGGAGTCTGGACACGGCGGAAGGCGGGCAAGTGGATGGAGCGCGACACCAGGTGTGGATAATGAGGGGGAAATGACTGCTGGTAAAGAGTTCATCCTGTTCATGGTAATCGCCATCGGGACAACCAATAGAGAAAGGATGGGTGAAGTAGAGAAAGGGTCATCGAGAGTCTTCAGGAGACGGGCTATGATGGGCTTGTACGCCGCCGTTGCAAGAGAAGATATTGTGAGTAACAGCATGGCTGTTGGGCCAGATCGAGCCCCATGGCTGATCAATAACTGATCTACGCAGCTCTGCGTTCAATCTCTCATTCTTCTGGGCATCTATGCCATGTTCGATCCTTCCGGTATATCCCTTTGGCATGTTGTTGGGTTCGCTGCTCGCGTTGCGGTCGccctcaacctccaccGAAGAGTGGATGATTCGAATCTACCCGCAAAGGTAGTCGAGCACCGCAAACGGG contains these protein-coding regions:
- a CDS encoding T-complex protein 1, theta subunit, producing MSLKVPKAGGPDLFKAGYKHMSGLEEAVLRNIAAVGELSEIVRTSFGPNGRNKLIINHLGRMFVTSDAATIIREIEVAHPAAKLLVMASTAQEAEMGDATNLVLIFAGELLKRSEHLLTMGLHPSDVILGYEMALAKGREELETLVSSMIPSTPLPTAEQLAKYVSTSLAAKQPGCEDFLSSLVAEAALAVMPKNPKDFNVDSVRVVKVLGGGLDASRVVRGMVFGREPEGSVKNATKAKVAVYTCGLDISQTETKGTVLLKKADDLLNFSRGEEKQLEGYFKEIADSGVKLIIAGSGIGDLALHYLNRMNIAVIKVLSKFDLRRLCRVVGATPLARLGAPTPEEAGMVDVFETIEIGGDRVTVLRQEEGEKTRTATIVLRGATANYLDDLERSLDDGINTVRILLRDGRLVPGGGSTEIELAKRIAAYGGKTAGLAQHSIKRWAEACEVVPRTLAENAGLNAEDVVSSLYKAHADGHVDAGVDIESETDGVMSANKTGVLDPYAAKDWAIKLATEAAISVLRVDSIIVAKQAGIAPPKQQGHWDDD